From the Bradyrhizobium ontarionense genome, the window CCGCGGGTTGCAGGTTCGAGTCCTGCTGGGATCGCCAGTCGTCACCGCCCGGTTTGTCATCTTGCCGCCGCGCCGCTTGTTCATGTCCATTCGTTACCGTAAACGACAGGCTGTTGCCGCCCAAGGCTGCTCGCCTTCGTCTGCCGGGCGAGGGGTCATGGTGCCGTTGGGGGGCTGGATTGGCGAAGCGTGAGGCGTCTCGGTTCTTGGTGAGGATCCTGCGGTCCAGATTCCGCGATCACAAGACCGAGCTTTCTGAGTTACGGCGGCATATCCGGCGCGGCGACATCGTCTGCGACGTCGGCGCCAACAAGGGCAGCTTTCTCTATTGGCTGGCGCGATGGTCTGCGCCGGGGCGCGTCATCGCGTTCGAGCCGCAGCCGGATCTGGCCGAAGGCCTGACGCGGCTCTGCCGCCGGTTCTCCCTGGATAACGTGGTGGTCGAGCCACGGGCGGTCTATTCGTCGTCCAGCACGAAGACGCTGTTCGTTCCCGAGGGTCATCAGCCAGGCGCCTCGCTTCTCGAACCCGCCGAAAATTCCAAGGCGATCGAGGTGCAGACCATCTGCTTGGACGACTATCTCCCGGAGACCGGGACCGTCTCCGCGATCAAGATCGATGTCGAGGGCGCGGAGCTGGACGTGCTGCGCGGTGCCGAGCGCACCTTGCGCCGATGCCGGCCTCTGATCATCGTCGAATGCGATCGCCGCCTCGCGACGCTCGACCGGGTCAAAGAGACCTTTTCACTCCTGCTCGGTCTTGGCTATCAGGGCGAGTTCCTGAGCCGCGGCAAGCTGCTTCCGCTGTCCGCATTCGATCCGGACGTTCACCAGCGAGCCGACGGCGAATGGTTCTGGAAGCGGAAGGACTACTGCAACAACTTCATTTTCCGGAGCATGGACGCGCGAACGTCCTGACAGCTGAAGGTCTTGATCCGGCACGGCGCCCCGCCCGAGACCAACGGAGAGCTGGGCTGCATTCTAATGAACTCCTAATCTCCCGTCGCCGCAGCCGCCAACAACATCTGCTCGACGAGACCGTCGAACTCCTCTTTGCCGATCGGATCGGTCGCCGCCATCTCGTCATACGTCCTTCGATATGGCGCCCACCAATGATGATGCCGCCCCGCCTCGAACAGGACGCGCGCGGCAGCCTCGATCTGCTTCGACGACGGCCTCCGGATCACCCCCCCCCTCCATCGGCCTTGGATGCCGCGATTACCGGTCGTCCCGCAGACACCCGCGTTCGCCGGGTGAAACCTGCCGCGCACCGCGTGAAACCATTTCCCATGCCACACGAAGACGTCCTGAAACAGTCCTCCGGCACGGTCCGACCATCAAACCGACCGGTGGGAGTTACCGATGTCCGCGCTGCTGAGCTTCATCTTCGAGTCCTATTGCCTGAGCTACCAGGCGATGTTTCCGGAGCTCGATCAGGATCACCGGACCGCCGCGCAGTGATAGCCGCGCTGGCGCAGTGCCCGGCCCCGCGTTAAGCTTTCCTGTTCAGCTTAACTGCCGCTTGCGTTTGACGCCCGCGCCTTCATGCGCCACGTCGTGGCGATGGAGCTTTGACATGTTCGAATTGGCTGTTTTGACCGCAATCTGTTTCATTGCCGCCGTCGCCCTCGTCACCATCTATCAGCGGCGGCAGGACGTGCTTTACGGACCTTACATCGAGGACGCGTCCCGGCATCAGGCACGGCGCGACGACGCCATCGAAGCATCCTCGTCCTGACCCGTGGCGTCCTGACCACGCTGTCATTGCCGGCCGGGCGCGGGGCACCGGGCGTCACAGGCCGCTGTGTCCCCTTGTCTCGTTGATCAGGGCGTCGAACCGGTCTGGGCTCATGCTCTGGCCGCCCGGCGTCTCGATGCTGACGCAGGCGGCCCCGAGGCGCAGGTAGGTGTTGGCCGTGAGCAGCGCGTCCTGCGCGCTGCTACACCTGATGGTGGCCATCGCGCTGGCGCTCTCGGCCCTGACGGTGAACTGCGCGGCGGCCATGAACGACAAGCCCGGTTGCAAGCAGCGGCTGAACTGAAACCACAGCTTATGCAACGGCACCCGACGGTATCATTGAGGTGGATCAAACGGACCGGTGGCGGTCGATCGGCTGCAGGAGCCGGGCACCAAGCCGCAGAGCATGTCGGCTCCCCGCTCAGCTCCGGTTCAACGACAGGCTGATGCGGGTCACGATGCCGTCCCAGTCGCGCTCCCAGGCCTTGGGATAGTTGATCAGCACGCAGTGCACGTAGCCGCCGGCGAAGTTGCAGCGGTTGTACCAGACATAGTCGCCCCTGTAGCTCGACACGGCGAAGAAGCGCGACGTGACGCGCTTGTATTGGATGTTCGGCGGCGGGTTCTTCTTGGCGAGGAACCGTGCCGGAGAGTCACCCGCGTCGTTGCGCGTCGATTGCACGGTCAGATTGGCGCGCCCGTCGGCGCCCTCGAAGCGTCGGCCGTAGCCGTCGGGGCGCCCCGCCGTCTCGCTGAAGATCGAGGCGGGAATGTCGACCGAGGTTCCGGTCTCCGGGATCCTGTAGGTGGTCCAGCGCGCCGGCTCAGCCTGCGCGGCAGCGCTCCAGCAGTTCACGCCGGCGATCAGCGCCACAGCCTTGATGATCGAGTTCATGTCTGTCGTCCCGAACGGCTTGGGAAAGATGCGAGGCTAACCGGCCTTCACGGCCGTGCGAAGGCAGTCCCCCCGGACATCAGCCGAAGAGAACGCGCATCATCGCCGCAAGGTTCACGGCCGACAGCATTTCCGCGTCCGGGCGGCACGCCAGTCCTACCCAACCCCGGTCCTGCCCAACCAGGTCCTGCCAAGCCTGACGCGGTCGTGGTCAGCCGCCACCGGCGCGCTCCCGCTCCAGCGCTGACGTAGCGGCCCTGCTCGGCCGGCCCCGACGCGAGGTTCAGCGCAAGCGCGGGACTGATTTCGATTCCTGAAGTTGCTCCCCGGCTTGTCCGAGGCATTGAGCTGCAAGGGCGCGGCAATCGTTGAAGCCCACGCACCTCCAGAGACGGCGGCGCGCGCTGCGGCGTACGAAGCGCAAAGCGACCCGCGACCGAAAAATGCCCGTCGACCAAATCCCCCTGCGACGTCGCCGCTTCGTTCGCTTCGCGAGCCGCGCCGGCCGACCA encodes:
- a CDS encoding FkbM family methyltransferase, producing the protein MRILRSRFRDHKTELSELRRHIRRGDIVCDVGANKGSFLYWLARWSAPGRVIAFEPQPDLAEGLTRLCRRFSLDNVVVEPRAVYSSSSTKTLFVPEGHQPGASLLEPAENSKAIEVQTICLDDYLPETGTVSAIKIDVEGAELDVLRGAERTLRRCRPLIIVECDRRLATLDRVKETFSLLLGLGYQGEFLSRGKLLPLSAFDPDVHQRADGEWFWKRKDYCNNFIFRSMDARTS